The following proteins come from a genomic window of Stigmatopora nigra isolate UIUO_SnigA chromosome 9, RoL_Snig_1.1, whole genome shotgun sequence:
- the LOC144202075 gene encoding T-cell acute lymphocytic leukemia protein 1-like, translated as MMEKRQPDLCRGSPDPQSDREKSEDSSIITRCEEEEAEDAKMRRRRRRKNEDEEKEDKEGGGLTVGAEETDDAPLQNSTKGTVIVINGVAKETASRDALDLKREVPVIELSRRDAIKALERRAESHLVPITELRRPPPLPPHPHPHPPLPHTQRDDARMVQLSPNAFPVPARAMLYNLAQPLAAINSLGGDSEQYSMYPSNRVKRRPAPYEVELDEAGQPKIVRRIFTNSRERWRQQNVNGAFAELRKLIPTHPPDKKLSKNEILRLAMKYISFLSNLLEDQDGGRNVGAATEGDTGILVGAQDGGPQVGPRQDTVVSLAREDLLETMSPSSSCGSLPDGDAEGSPESFTEDQDSPPAARTIATSRAPALHIRRNGRPLEGSGRR; from the exons atgatggaaaaaaggCAGCCGGACCTTTGTCGTGGAAGTCCAGATCCACAATCTGACCGTGAAAAGTCTGAGGACTCCTCCATCATTACCAGatgcgaagaagaagaagcagaggaCGCCAAGatgagaagaaggaggaggagaaagaacgAGGACGAAGAAAAGGAAGATAAAGAAGGGGGAGGGCTCACCGTGGGGGCCGAAGAAACCGATGACGCGCCCTTGCAGAACTCGACGAAGGGGACCGTCATCGTCATCAATGGCGTTGCCAAGGAAACCGCCTCTCGCGACGCCCTTGACCTGAAAAGGGAAGTACCGGTGATCGAGCTCTCCAGGAGGGACGCTATAAAAGCGCTGGAGCGCAGGGCGGAGAGCCATTTGGTGCCCATCACGGAGCTACGcagacctcctcctcttcctcctcatcctcatcctcatcctccacTGCCGCACACCCAACGAGACGACGCTCGAATGGTCCAGCTGAGTCCTAACGCGTTTCCTGTCCCGGCTCGGGCCATGCTCTACAACCTGGCGCAACCTCTTGCCGCCATCAACAG TCTTGGAGGGGATTCTGAGCAGTACAGCATGTACCCCAGCAACAGGGTAAAACGCCGCCCGGCGCCTTATGAGGTTGAACTCGACGAGG CCGGCCAGCCGAAGATAGTCCGACGTATCTTCACCAACAGCCGCGAACGTTGGCGACAGCAGAACGTGAACGGCGCCTTCGCAGAACTCCGCAAACTCATCCCCACTCACCCTCCGGACAAGAAGCTAAGCAAGAATGAGATTCTGCGTCTGGCAATGAAGTATATCAGCTTCCTATCCAACCTCCTTGAGGACCAAGATGGCGGGCGCAACGTTGGCGCCGCAACAGAAGGGGACACGGGGATCCTAGTCGGGGCTCAAGATGGGGGTCCCCAAGTGGGACCACGTCAGGATACTGTGGTAAGCCTGGCCAGGGAGGATCTGTTAGAAACCATGTCGCCCAGCTCGAGTTGCGGTAGCTTACCCGACGGCGACGCTGAGGGAAGCCCGGAGAGCTTCACGGAGGACCAGGACTCGCCTCCTGCTGCGAGGACTATCGCAACTTCACGGGCCCCCGCTCTCCACATCCGGCGCAATGGACGTCCATTGGAGGGATCTGGCAGACGATGA
- the rc3h1b gene encoding roquin-1 isoform X1 produces the protein MPVQAPQWTEFLLCPICTQTFEETVRRPISLGCGHTVCKMCLNKLHRKACPFDQTAISTDIEQLPVNTALLQLVGGQVPKAQPVALISSPEDSQHYEEARQCVEELALYLKPLSNTRGVGLSSTAQSMLSRPMQRKLVTLVHCQLVEEEGRVRAMRAARSLGERTVTELILQHQNPQQLSSNLWAAVRARGCQFLGPAMQEEALKLVLLALEDGSALSRKVLVLFVVQRLEPRFPQASKTSIGHVVQLLYRASCFKVTKRDEDSSLMQLKEEFRTYEALRREHDSQIVQIAMEGGLRIAPDQWSSLLYGDQSHKSHMQSIIDKLQTPASFAQSVQELTIALQRTGDPANLNRLRPHLELLANIDPSPDAPPPTWDQLEKGLVAVKTVVHGLVDFIQNHSKKGADPQQPPQHSKYKTYMCRDMKLKGGCPRGASCTFAHSQEELEKYRKMNKRLAARLPGSGGPEDGLPLDVARKPSPLTNGAITQSLPQLIARGTDNVPYELLRKPLKKDGGTLSAPGSPPDLMDPVPKTGMPLPPHAMIHARLPPDHLSGVKQMPVIARGSPVYSQQQLPEMFYSDTRPPPSASQYEPSQYQPGYPYQQPPQYVSRDYMRNPPPPSESGPPYHDPYPGYGPPERPYQTPHSGAPFSYPHPSHYDRGRHGGYTGPPPPPQPYPSQRDGLVRINSTPLDVPPQSAGQANSLYHQEPSVRDRYAPEGYYQSGAQSQPMRTYVRGPSYAGSQPSLDYLHRRRQELLSQLEERKVISPPPFAASPTPSHPFPSDYPPEYGDESSKSIGKCREPDYAGQYSPWSCDTISSYIGTKDAKPKDVMVSGAMDMMNVDPKVLREPSLEAPRRGAEVKDDDPIIPFGPQPTVSRFGAISRTSKTGYQTGPIQTMVSNPQNPNTKHMTMAAEYTYGTHAGWGGNAYSTHQTAQEREQLKIELQQVNQQINQQTQMQNMESGSNPLLLQREASALAGSPVTSSQGQAVASHSQLPPKWPTGGASSAAVSSEQLSLELHQVEREIGKRTREMAMEKQVAHEVQQYKLKSAENGQPEHKTQLEEISLALSDVSNGSSSLPEGPVGASMISLTNKTSTLSLCSDPVGTGSEIQKNGVVHSCS, from the exons ATGCCGGTTCAAGCCCCACAGTGGACAGAGTTCTTGCTCTGTCCAATCTGCACGCAGACATTTGAAGAGACCGTTCGGCGACCCATCAGTTTGGGTTGCGGACACACTGTCTGTAAGATGTGCCTGAATAAACTGCACCGCAAGGCCTGTCCATTCGACCAGACGGCCATCAGTACGGACATCGAGCAGTTGCCTGTCAACACAGCTTTGCTGCAATTGGTGGGAGGCCAG GTTCCTAAGGCTCAGCCAGTTGCCTTGATTAGCAGTCCTGAGGACTCGCAACATTACGAGGAGGCGCGACAATGTGTGGAGGAGCTGGCCCTCTACCTAAAACCCCTCAGCAACACACGAG GGGTTGGTCTGAGCAGCACAGCCCAAAGCATGCTGAGTCGACCCATGCAGAGGAAACTGGTCACACTTGTCCACTGCCAGCTAGTGGAGGAAGAAGGCCGCGTACGAGCCATGAGGGCAGCCCGCTCTCTGGGTGAGCGAACAGTCACGGAGCTCATTTTGCAGCACCAGAACCCCCAACAGTTGTCGTCCAACCTGTGGGCTGCTGTCCGTGCGCGTGGATGTCAGTTTCTTGGCCCAG CTATGCAAGAAGAGGCCCTGAAACTAGTTCTACTCGCCTTGGAGGATGGCTCTGCTCTGTCCAGGAAGGTGTTGGTGCTCTTTGTTGTCCAGAGGCTCGAACCTCGCTTTCCACAGGCCTCTAAGACAAGCATAGGACACGTGGTGCAGCTCCTTTACAGGGCTTCCTGCTTTAAA GTGACCAAACGTGACGAAGATTCATCCCTCATGCAACTCAAAGAAGAGTTCCGTACTTATGAGGCTCTGCGGCGCGAACACGACTCTCAGATTGTTCAAATTGCCATGGAGGGCGGCTTGCGCATCGCACCAGACCAGTGGTCTTCTCTGTTATACGGGGATCAGTCGCACAAGTCACACATGCAGTCTATCATCGACAAG CTCCAGACTCCGGCATCCTTTGCTCAGAGTGTCCAAGAACTCACAATTGCCCTGCAGAGGACTGGAGACCCAGCTAACCTCAACAGGCTGCGGCCACACCTTGAGCTGCTCGCTAACATCGATCCCAGCCCCG ATGCTCCCCCTCCCACTTGGGACCAGCTGGAGAAAGGCCTGGTAGCGGTAAAGACAGTCGTGCACGGTTTAGTGGACTTCATCCAGAACCACAGCAAGAAGGGAGCTGACCCACAGCAG CCTCCCCAGCACAGCAAGTACAAGACGTACATGTGTCGCGACATGAAACTGAAAGGAGGCTGTCCTCGTGGAGCGAGCTGCACTTTTGCTCACTCTCAGGAAGAACTAGAGAA GTATCGAAAAATGAATAAACGCCTGGCAGCCCGCCTCCCCGGTTCAGGGGGGCCAGAAGATGGTCTTCCTCTCGACGTGGCCAGAAAGCCTTCACCTCTCACCAATGGAGCCATTACACAGTCCCTCCCTCAACTCATAGCACGTGGCACGGACAATGTCCCATATGAGCTCCTCAGGAAGCCCCTCAAAAAAGACGGAGGGACTCTAAGTGCCCCAGGATCACCACCTGATCT caTGGACCCTGTGCCCAAGACTGGCATGCCTCTACCACCGCACGCCATGATCCACGCACGGCTCCCTCCTGACCACCTCTCCGGAGTGAAGCAAATGCCCGTAATCGCCCGTGGTTCACCCGTGTATTCCCAGCAACAGCTCCCTGAGATGTTCTATTCTGACACAAGGCCTCCGCCATCTGCTTCCCAGTATGAGCCCTCGCAGTACCAACCAG GGTACCCCTACCAGCAGCCACCACAGTATGTTTCTAGGGATTACATGCGTAACCCTCCACCGCCAAGTGAGTCGGGACCTCCTTACCACGATCCATACCCTGGTTATGGCCCACCCGAGCGCCCCTACCAAACCCCCCACTCCGGTGCTCCCTTTTCGTATCCTCACCCATCACACTACGACCGTGGACGCCACGGGGGCTACACCGGACCGCCGCCTCCCCCACAACCTTATCCTTCTCAGAGGGATGGTCTCGTCAGGATAAACTCCACGCCATTGGATGTTCCGCCACAATCTGCAGGACAGGCGAACTCGCTCTACCACCAAGAGCCCAGTGTTCGGGATCGATACGCACCAGAAGGTTACTACCAGTCAGGAGCCCAATCACAACCCATGAGAACTTATGTCAGG GGGCCGTCATATGCCGGGTCCCAGCCGAGTCTAGACTATCTACACCGCCGTCGGCAAGAACTCCTCTCTCAGCTCGAGGAAAGGAAAGTCATCTCCCCTCCACCATTTGCAGCCTCGCCGACTCCATCTCATCCGTTTCCCAGTGACTACCCTCCCGAG TATGGCGACGAAAGCTCCAAGAGCATCGGCAAATGCAGAGAGCCAGACTATGCTGGCCAGTACTCTCCGTGGTCTTGTGATACTATTAGTTCGTACATTGGCACCAAAGATGCCAAACCCAAAGATGTTATGGTGTCCGGTGCCATGGACATGATG AATGTTGATCCTAAGGTTCTGAGGGAACCATCTTTGGAAGCACCAAGGCGGGGTGCAGAAGTAAAGGACGACGACCCCATTATCCCTTTCGGTCCCCAGCCTACCGTTTCACGATTTGGCGCCATCTCACGTACCTCTAAGACGGGCTACCAGACCGGGCCCATCCAGACTATGGTGTCCAACCCCCAGAACCCAAACACTAAACACATGACCATGGCCG CAGAGTACACATATGGAACTCATGCAGGATGGGGTGGAAATGCATATTCCACCCACCAGACAGCCCAGGAAAGGGAGCAGCTTAAAATTGAGTTGCAGCAGGTCAACCAGCAGATTAACCAACAGACGCAGATGCAAAATATGGAG TCTGGCAGTAATCCACTACTGCTGCAGAGAGAAGCCAGCGCCCTGGCCGGTTCGCCGGTGACAAGCAGCCAAGGCCAGGCTGTCGCTTCTCATTCGCAGCTGCCTCCCAAGTGGCCAACAGGGGGGGCGAGTTCTGCAGCCGTCTCCAGTGAACAACTAAGCCTGGAGCTTCACCAGGTGGAGAGAGAAATTGGAAAGCGCACTCGAGAAATGGCAATG GAAAAGCAAGTAGCCCACGAGGTCCAACAATACAAGCTGAAATCAGCTGAAAATGGACAACCTGAGCACAAGACACAACTGGAAGAAATCTCCCTCGCTCTCAG TGATGTATCAAATGGCTCCAGCAGCCTGCCAGAAGGCCCAGTGGGTGCATCCATGATTTCTCTGACAAACAAGACGTCGACGTTGAGCCTCTGTTCTGACCCGGTCGGCACTGGCTCAGAAATTCAGAAGAACGGGGTTGTCCATTCCTGCTCTTAA
- the LOC144201194 gene encoding uncharacterized protein LOC144201194: MEDEKAAGEFQSESASSLPLGSILPLSSPGQSDSDAKPNEKCQDINLSYQSALSSSDEEKKEEVEVKVKLEIHNPPAHLHHNEDPKPESPPSILPPPKRNPITLPPPPVLTCSILPPSRQTTPPTLPSRHWAPPKGFWRVARPETLLLNGMDPHNTAIVMPCKGYIQGEEKDAGLVQNVGDATETFSDLRNPPMEDECDGLSTSMQGKGLYFDEKVKVRQSANVKLKERQENCRDVECAVDKVDYEGTF, translated from the coding sequence ATGGAGGACGAGAAGGCGGCGGGAGAATTTCAATCGGAATCTGCCTCTAGTTTACCCTTGGGCTCAATTCTCCCACTATCCTCTCCAGGACAATCTGATAGTGACGCTAAACCCAATGAGAAATGTCAAGACATTAATCTATCTTACCAGTCTGCATTAAGCAGCAGCgatgaagaaaagaaagaggaggTGGAGGTAAAAGTCAAGTTGGAGATCCACAACCCACCAGCCCACCTCCACCACAACGAAGACCCCAAGCCAGAAAGTCCCCCCTCCATCCTTCCACCTCCTAAGAGGAATCCCATCACACTTCCTCCACCACCTGTACTGACCTGCTCCATCTTGCCTCCTAGCCGCCAAACAACTCCACCCACCCTACCATCCAGACATTGGGCACCTCCAAAGGGCTTTTGGAGGGTGGCCCGACCTGAGACTTTACTCCTAAATGGCATGGACCCCCATAACACTGCCATTGTAATGCCATGTAAGGGCTACATTCAAGGAGAGGAAAAAGATGCTGGTTTGGTGCAGAATGTGGGAGATGCGACTGAAACTTTCTCAGATTTGAGGAACCCACCCATGGAAGATGAGTGTGATGGGTTATCCACATCAATGCAAGGGAAGGGGCTCTATTTTGATGAGAAAGTAAAAGTGAGGCAAAGCGCTAATGTAAAATTGAAAGAGAGACAAGAAAACTGCAGAGATGTTGAATGTGCAGTGGACAAAGTGGATTATGAAGGTACGTTTTAA
- the rc3h1b gene encoding roquin-1 isoform X2 yields the protein MPVQAPQWTEFLLCPICTQTFEETVRRPISLGCGHTVCKMCLNKLHRKACPFDQTAISTDIEQLPVNTALLQLVGGQVPKAQPVALISSPEDSQHYEEARQCVEELALYLKPLSNTRGVGLSSTAQSMLSRPMQRKLVTLVHCQLVEEEGRVRAMRAARSLGERTVTELILQHQNPQQLSSNLWAAVRARGCQFLGPAMQEEALKLVLLALEDGSALSRKVLVLFVVQRLEPRFPQASKTSIGHVVQLLYRASCFKVTKRDEDSSLMQLKEEFRTYEALRREHDSQIVQIAMEGGLRIAPDQWSSLLYGDQSHKSHMQSIIDKLQTPASFAQSVQELTIALQRTGDPANLNRLRPHLELLANIDPSPDAPPPTWDQLEKGLVAVKTVVHGLVDFIQNHSKKGADPQQPPQHSKYKTYMCRDMKLKGGCPRGASCTFAHSQEELEKYRKMNKRLAARLPGSGGPEDGLPLDVARKPSPLTNGAITQSLPQLIARGTDNVPYELLRKPLKKDGGTLSAPGSPPDLMDPVPKTGMPLPPHAMIHARLPPDHLSGVKQMPVIARGSPVYSQQQLPEMFYSDTRPPPSASQYEPSQYQPGYPYQQPPQYVSRDYMRNPPPPSESGPPYHDPYPGYGPPERPYQTPHSGAPFSYPHPSHYDRGRHGGYTGPPPPPQPYPSQRDGLVRINSTPLDVPPQSAGQANSLYHQEPSVRDRYAPEGYYQSGAQSQPMRTYVRGPSYAGSQPSLDYLHRRRQELLSQLEERKVISPPPFAASPTPSHPFPSDYPPEYGDESSKSIGKCREPDYAGQYSPWSCDTISSYIGTKDAKPKDVMVSGAMDMMNVDPKVLREPSLEAPRRGAEVKDDDPIIPFGPQPTVSRFGAISRTSKTGYQTGPIQTMVSNPQNPNTKHMTMAEYTYGTHAGWGGNAYSTHQTAQEREQLKIELQQVNQQINQQTQMQNMESGSNPLLLQREASALAGSPVTSSQGQAVASHSQLPPKWPTGGASSAAVSSEQLSLELHQVEREIGKRTREMAMEKQVAHEVQQYKLKSAENGQPEHKTQLEEISLALSDVSNGSSSLPEGPVGASMISLTNKTSTLSLCSDPVGTGSEIQKNGVVHSCS from the exons ATGCCGGTTCAAGCCCCACAGTGGACAGAGTTCTTGCTCTGTCCAATCTGCACGCAGACATTTGAAGAGACCGTTCGGCGACCCATCAGTTTGGGTTGCGGACACACTGTCTGTAAGATGTGCCTGAATAAACTGCACCGCAAGGCCTGTCCATTCGACCAGACGGCCATCAGTACGGACATCGAGCAGTTGCCTGTCAACACAGCTTTGCTGCAATTGGTGGGAGGCCAG GTTCCTAAGGCTCAGCCAGTTGCCTTGATTAGCAGTCCTGAGGACTCGCAACATTACGAGGAGGCGCGACAATGTGTGGAGGAGCTGGCCCTCTACCTAAAACCCCTCAGCAACACACGAG GGGTTGGTCTGAGCAGCACAGCCCAAAGCATGCTGAGTCGACCCATGCAGAGGAAACTGGTCACACTTGTCCACTGCCAGCTAGTGGAGGAAGAAGGCCGCGTACGAGCCATGAGGGCAGCCCGCTCTCTGGGTGAGCGAACAGTCACGGAGCTCATTTTGCAGCACCAGAACCCCCAACAGTTGTCGTCCAACCTGTGGGCTGCTGTCCGTGCGCGTGGATGTCAGTTTCTTGGCCCAG CTATGCAAGAAGAGGCCCTGAAACTAGTTCTACTCGCCTTGGAGGATGGCTCTGCTCTGTCCAGGAAGGTGTTGGTGCTCTTTGTTGTCCAGAGGCTCGAACCTCGCTTTCCACAGGCCTCTAAGACAAGCATAGGACACGTGGTGCAGCTCCTTTACAGGGCTTCCTGCTTTAAA GTGACCAAACGTGACGAAGATTCATCCCTCATGCAACTCAAAGAAGAGTTCCGTACTTATGAGGCTCTGCGGCGCGAACACGACTCTCAGATTGTTCAAATTGCCATGGAGGGCGGCTTGCGCATCGCACCAGACCAGTGGTCTTCTCTGTTATACGGGGATCAGTCGCACAAGTCACACATGCAGTCTATCATCGACAAG CTCCAGACTCCGGCATCCTTTGCTCAGAGTGTCCAAGAACTCACAATTGCCCTGCAGAGGACTGGAGACCCAGCTAACCTCAACAGGCTGCGGCCACACCTTGAGCTGCTCGCTAACATCGATCCCAGCCCCG ATGCTCCCCCTCCCACTTGGGACCAGCTGGAGAAAGGCCTGGTAGCGGTAAAGACAGTCGTGCACGGTTTAGTGGACTTCATCCAGAACCACAGCAAGAAGGGAGCTGACCCACAGCAG CCTCCCCAGCACAGCAAGTACAAGACGTACATGTGTCGCGACATGAAACTGAAAGGAGGCTGTCCTCGTGGAGCGAGCTGCACTTTTGCTCACTCTCAGGAAGAACTAGAGAA GTATCGAAAAATGAATAAACGCCTGGCAGCCCGCCTCCCCGGTTCAGGGGGGCCAGAAGATGGTCTTCCTCTCGACGTGGCCAGAAAGCCTTCACCTCTCACCAATGGAGCCATTACACAGTCCCTCCCTCAACTCATAGCACGTGGCACGGACAATGTCCCATATGAGCTCCTCAGGAAGCCCCTCAAAAAAGACGGAGGGACTCTAAGTGCCCCAGGATCACCACCTGATCT caTGGACCCTGTGCCCAAGACTGGCATGCCTCTACCACCGCACGCCATGATCCACGCACGGCTCCCTCCTGACCACCTCTCCGGAGTGAAGCAAATGCCCGTAATCGCCCGTGGTTCACCCGTGTATTCCCAGCAACAGCTCCCTGAGATGTTCTATTCTGACACAAGGCCTCCGCCATCTGCTTCCCAGTATGAGCCCTCGCAGTACCAACCAG GGTACCCCTACCAGCAGCCACCACAGTATGTTTCTAGGGATTACATGCGTAACCCTCCACCGCCAAGTGAGTCGGGACCTCCTTACCACGATCCATACCCTGGTTATGGCCCACCCGAGCGCCCCTACCAAACCCCCCACTCCGGTGCTCCCTTTTCGTATCCTCACCCATCACACTACGACCGTGGACGCCACGGGGGCTACACCGGACCGCCGCCTCCCCCACAACCTTATCCTTCTCAGAGGGATGGTCTCGTCAGGATAAACTCCACGCCATTGGATGTTCCGCCACAATCTGCAGGACAGGCGAACTCGCTCTACCACCAAGAGCCCAGTGTTCGGGATCGATACGCACCAGAAGGTTACTACCAGTCAGGAGCCCAATCACAACCCATGAGAACTTATGTCAGG GGGCCGTCATATGCCGGGTCCCAGCCGAGTCTAGACTATCTACACCGCCGTCGGCAAGAACTCCTCTCTCAGCTCGAGGAAAGGAAAGTCATCTCCCCTCCACCATTTGCAGCCTCGCCGACTCCATCTCATCCGTTTCCCAGTGACTACCCTCCCGAG TATGGCGACGAAAGCTCCAAGAGCATCGGCAAATGCAGAGAGCCAGACTATGCTGGCCAGTACTCTCCGTGGTCTTGTGATACTATTAGTTCGTACATTGGCACCAAAGATGCCAAACCCAAAGATGTTATGGTGTCCGGTGCCATGGACATGATG AATGTTGATCCTAAGGTTCTGAGGGAACCATCTTTGGAAGCACCAAGGCGGGGTGCAGAAGTAAAGGACGACGACCCCATTATCCCTTTCGGTCCCCAGCCTACCGTTTCACGATTTGGCGCCATCTCACGTACCTCTAAGACGGGCTACCAGACCGGGCCCATCCAGACTATGGTGTCCAACCCCCAGAACCCAAACACTAAACACATGACCATGGCCG AGTACACATATGGAACTCATGCAGGATGGGGTGGAAATGCATATTCCACCCACCAGACAGCCCAGGAAAGGGAGCAGCTTAAAATTGAGTTGCAGCAGGTCAACCAGCAGATTAACCAACAGACGCAGATGCAAAATATGGAG TCTGGCAGTAATCCACTACTGCTGCAGAGAGAAGCCAGCGCCCTGGCCGGTTCGCCGGTGACAAGCAGCCAAGGCCAGGCTGTCGCTTCTCATTCGCAGCTGCCTCCCAAGTGGCCAACAGGGGGGGCGAGTTCTGCAGCCGTCTCCAGTGAACAACTAAGCCTGGAGCTTCACCAGGTGGAGAGAGAAATTGGAAAGCGCACTCGAGAAATGGCAATG GAAAAGCAAGTAGCCCACGAGGTCCAACAATACAAGCTGAAATCAGCTGAAAATGGACAACCTGAGCACAAGACACAACTGGAAGAAATCTCCCTCGCTCTCAG TGATGTATCAAATGGCTCCAGCAGCCTGCCAGAAGGCCCAGTGGGTGCATCCATGATTTCTCTGACAAACAAGACGTCGACGTTGAGCCTCTGTTCTGACCCGGTCGGCACTGGCTCAGAAATTCAGAAGAACGGGGTTGTCCATTCCTGCTCTTAA
- the LOC144201732 gene encoding uncharacterized protein LOC144201732 has protein sequence MACIQHSYLTPTFLYHLSISLFRSLLVISEELPLSPRHEQAKRLLERARLKARSNHVKGDRPSRRSHSDQRAPCKKQQVETDNVALVKKPTQDKEDLTAQTLTGSFLVPDQAVGSTGDQVGRSRRYGCSPTRVRFEDESEREAESRYLDRVRQRGRPTAPKSKTMDSNTDSSSSGSERNRNHRSVSMPPLQKQDIGVMVESSTVIREIIVLVKKCETCGSVVREPQPSSLADPQIVMSQQVGNPDDTRGKTVPCWVSPTKPEVSTRPKAPLTVTFAGAFVLGEGKESSKSWKSSGFGKLRRRSRKGESRVESGNGPYGPSWAQRRNSNPRTRVNLSRAVSFAPDSPVTPEPRMVGASCGVREAPTLPIKSALKSSSRNRCVAGQSTVQYQVAPNQGGDVGLQHLALLDSPDAQRESPASVVQGTPAISNPGSCMRPSTLRYSPARLNPENAATDVWEATLNGPVLADSGIGSEFHPAMRTLALSRTEDLRAELLRAEHLKAEAVWEDNTDVARKLDGRPKLFLRRFFSSIGLNSVGRLVKGSRSSSMEQLSLPASRSNTASPSPTRRPHPTIRIQRTPSLQTLHTVLPLAQLRKASSVQSLERRTERTTILGEVQIPYGLAPSPDSPQLELHRTLSVEDILPARVVRPAGRVSQAFPDGSLLLELIRPPNGPFGFVISRGKGRPDTGVYVEKVGDGSGEVPYLGLLGVGDEIIQVNGEVVAGLTLDQVTRLMTRESVASLRIVPARRSPR, from the exons ATGGCGTGCATTCAGCATTCCTATCTAACTCCAACATTCTTGTATCATCTATCAATCTCACTATTTAGGTCCCTCTTGGTAATCAGTGAGGAACTCCCTCTGAGTCCAAGACACGAGCAAGCAAAGCGTCTCCTTGAGCGAGCACGACTCAAAGCTCGCTCCAATCACGTCAAAGGCGATCGCCCAAGTCGACGCTCACATTCTGATCAAAGAGCTCCATG TAAGAAACAGCAAGTTGAGACTGACAATGTAGCCTTGGTtaagaaacccacacaagacaAAGAGGACCTCACAGCACAAACTTTAACCGGTTCCTTCCTCGTTCCGGACCAAGCGGTCGGTTCCACCGGGGATCAGGTTGGTCGATCAAGACGCTATGGCTGCTCACCCACTCGAGTACGCTTTGAGGATGAATCAGAGAGAGAAGCAGAGTCTCGGTATTTAGACAGAGTGAGACAGCGTGGTAGACCAACAGCCCCAAAGTCTAAAACCATGGACAGTAATACTGATTCAAGCAGTAGCGGATCAGAGAGGAATCGTAATCACAGAAGTGTATCAATGCCTCCTCTCCAGAAGCAAGATATCGGAGTCATGGTTGAAAGCTCAACAGTAATCCGAGAGATTATAGTTTTGGTGAAAAAATGCGAGACATGTGGTTCTGTCGTAAGAGAACCTCAGCCAAGTTCACTAGCAGATCCACAGATTGTTATGTCACAACAGGTTGGAAACCCAGACGATACAAGGGGCAAAACAGTGCCTTGTTGGGTATCTCCAACCAAACCAGAGGTTAGCACTCGACCTAAAGCTCCACTGACAGTCACATTTGCCGGAGCTTTTGTTCTGGGGGAAGGTAAAGAAAGCAGTAAGAGCTGGAAATCATCTGGTTTTGGCAAGCTCAGAAGAAGAAGTAGGAAAGGAGAAAGTCGGGTAGAATCTGGCAATGGTCCCTATGGTCCATCCTGGGCTCAGAGACGGAACTCCAATCCCAGGACTAGAGTCAACTTGAGTAGAGCTGTTTCCTTTGCGCCAGACAGCCCAGTAACTCCAGAGCCACGTATGGTGGGTGCCTCCTGCGGGGTCCGAGAAGCACCAACTCTACCCATTAAGTCTGCTCTTAAGTCAAGTTCAAGGAACCGCTGTGTAGCGGGCCAGTCAACTGTGCAGTACCAAGTTGCTCCAAATCAAGGAGGTGATGTTGGGCTTCAGCATTTGGCCCTCTTAGACTCTCCAGATGCACAAAGGGAGTCACCTGCATCTGTAGTCCAAGGAACCCCTGCAATAAGCAACCCAGGGTCATGTATGAGACCCTCCACGCTTAGGTACTCCCCTGCTCGCCTCAACCCAGAAAACGCAGCTACCGATGTTTGGGAGGCTACTCTGAATGGACCAG TCCTAGCAGACAGCGGTATCGGTTCAGAATTCCATCCCGCCATGCGTACCCTGGCCTTGTCTCGAACTGAGGATCTCCGAGCAGAGCTTTTGAGAGCAGAGCATCTGAAAGCTGAGGCTGTATGGGAAGACAATACGGATGTAGCCAG GAAACTGGATGGGAGGCCAAAGCTTTTCttgcgtcgctttttctcctctATCGGGTTGAATAGTGTAGGAAGACTGGTGAAGGGAAGCCGCTCCAGTAGCATGGAACAGCTCAGCCTTCCCGCCAGTAGATCCAACACCGCATCCCCGAGCCCAACGCGAAGACCGCATCCCACCATCCGTATACAGAGGACGCCCTCGCTACAAACCTTGCACACG GTGCTGCCTCTGGCCCAACTGCGTAAAGCCTCTTCCGTGCAGAGTTTAGAGAGAAGAACAGAGCGgacaacaatccttggagaagtgcAGATACCATATGGCCTAGCGCCAAG CCCTGACAGCCCTCAATTAGAGCTCCATCGCACCCTGAGTGTTGAAGACATTCTCCCCGCCAGAGTGGTGCGACCAGCGGGTAGAGTTTCTCAAGCTTTCCCTGACGGGTCTCTTCTCTTGGAGCTCATTAGACCCCCAAATGGTCCCTTTGGTTTTGTCATCTCAAGAGGCAAAGGCAGACCTGACACAG GTGTTTATGTGGAAAAAGTGGGTGACGGAAGCGGAGAAGTTCCATACTTGGGTCTTTTGGGTGTTGGGGATGAGATTATACAAGTGAATGGGGAAGTGGTTGCAGGACTTACTTTGGACCAGGTGACCCGGCTCATGACACGGGAAAGCGTGGCTTCTCTTCGAATCGTGCCAGCCCGCCGCAGTCCACGCTAA